The following coding sequences are from one Panicum hallii strain FIL2 chromosome 5, PHallii_v3.1, whole genome shotgun sequence window:
- the LOC112891757 gene encoding uncharacterized protein LOC112891757, with translation MDVKNAFLHGDLHEAVYMQPPPGVNAPPGYVCRLRRALYGLKQAPRAWFERSVSVIRAAGFSQSAHDPALFVHLSPRDRTLLLLYVDDMLITGDDVDHVIHVKQQLAEQFQMSDLGPFSYFLGIEVLHSSKGYYLSQSKYIRDLIARSGITDSRTVATPMDLHLQLRPTEGAPLEDPSRYRHIVGSLVYLTVTRPDIAHAVHILSQFVSAPTSVHFGHLLRVLRYLRGTSSQCLFYAHNSPLCLHAYSDATWASDPTDRLSVTGYCIFLGSSPLAWKSKKQSAVSRSSTEAELRALATTTSEIIWLRWLLADFGVYCDAPTPLLCDNTGAIQIAKDPVKHELTKHIGVDASFTRSHCHQNTIALQYVPSELQVADFFTKAQTREQHRLHMLKLNVRILHLRLDFEGGC, from the coding sequence atggatgttaagaatGCCTTTCTTCATGGTGATTTACATGAGGCAGTTTATATGCAGCCACCGCCAGGTGTTAATGCACCTCCAGGATATGTTTGCCGTCTTCGTCGTGCCTTATATGGTCTTAAACAGGCTCCCCGTGCTTGGTTTGAACGTTCTGTATCGGTGATAAGAGCTGCTGGTTTTTCCCAAAGTGCACATGATCCTGCCTTATTTGTTCATCTCTCTCCACGTGATCGCACTTTGCTGCTTCTAtatgttgatgatatgctaATTACTGGAGATGATGTTGATCATGTTATTCATGTGAAGCAACAACTTGCCGAGCAATTTCAGATGTCTGACTTGGGCCCCTTCAGTTATTTTCTAGGAATTGAGGTCTTGCATTCTTCCAAGGGCTATTATCTCTCTCAATCCAAGTATATCCGAGACCTTATTGCACGCTCTGGCATTACTGACAGTCGAACAGTTGCCACACCCATGGACCTGCACTTGCAGCTTCGTCCTACAGAGGGTGCACCTCTTGAGGATCCCTCTCGATATAGGCACATTGTGGGCAGTCTTGTTTATCTCACTGTCACCAGACCTGACATTGCTCATGCCGTACATATCTTAAGCCAGTTTGTGAGTGCTCCAACTTCAGTTCACTTTGGACACTTGCTTCGTGTGCTAAGATACTTGAGGGGGACATCATCTCAGTGTTTATTCTATGCTCATAATAGCCCGCTTTGTCTTCATGCCTATTCCGATGCCACTTGGGCGAGTGATCCAACTGATCGCCTTTCTGTCACTGGTTATTGTATTTTTCTTGGATCATCTCCTCTAGCATGGAAGTCCAAGAAGCAGTCAGCTGTCTCTCGGTCTAGTACCGAGGCAGAACTTCGGGCCCTTGCTACCACCACTTCTGAGATTATATGGCTTCGATGGCTATTGGCTGATTTTggtgtttattgtgatgctccCACACCTCTTCTATGCGATAATACTGGAGCCATACAGATTGCCAAAGACCCTGTGAAGCATGAACTTACAAAGCATATTGGTGTTGATGCTTCCTTCACTCGGTCTCACTGTCACCAAAACACGATTGCTCTTCAGTATGTGCCTTCCGAACTGCAAGTGGCAGATTTC